The Temnothorax longispinosus isolate EJ_2023e chromosome 7, Tlon_JGU_v1, whole genome shotgun sequence genome contains a region encoding:
- the LOC139816344 gene encoding mitochondrial import inner membrane translocase subunit TIM44 gives MLQNVASCRANLKGAARLVRSTRSLRDGSRDRVLSPTLPPTSAELHDTQMQSFRMYSNPARRPSFLSQFVENIKQEMQKNKEMKESLKKFREEAQKLEQSEALQTARQKFQAVESEASKSSEVIKEKLDTIKGKVQEVIEEASKSELGKRAGQLGEEITKSAKGAAETITEKSQALGKTGAFQTISHTAEAVRNELDQHGILGKVYVAPKKLRKRNEVPIEPKEIMPDQKTTGVEVHRDYMFSNAWQNFKDNNPYVNKVMDWKMKYDESDNAVLRASRLLTDKVSDIIGGLFQKTELSETLTEICNLDPTFSKIQFLKDCETDFIPNILEAMVRGDLEILKDWCHEGPYNIIAQPHKEVKKLGHYSDSKILDIDNVDLVMGKVMEQGPVLIISFQSQQIMCVRNSKHEVIEGDPQKVMRVNYVWVLCRDRTELNPKAAWRLLDLSATSSEQLV, from the exons atG TTGCAGAACGTCGCATCATGCAGAGCGAACTTGAAAGGAGCCGCGAGATTGGTGAGATCCACGAGGAGCCTGAGAGATGGCTCGAGGGACCGCGTGCTGTCGCCTACGCTTCCACCGACGTCGGCGGAGCTGCACGATACACAAATGCAGTCG TTTCGAATGTATTCAAATCCGGCACGGCGGCCGAGCTTTCTCTCTCAGTTTGTCGAGAATATCAAGCAGGAGATGCAGAAGAACAAGGAGATGAAAGAGTCGTTGAAAAAGTTCAGAGAGGAAGCTCAGAAACTGGAGCAATCAGAGGCGTTGCAGACGGCGCGACAAAAGTTCCAAGCTGTCGAATCCGAGGCCAGTAAAAGTTCGGAAGTGATTAAAGAAAAACTGGACACGATTAAAGGAAAg GTGCAAGAAGTTATCGAGGAGGCGAGTAAGAGTGAATTAGGCAAACGCGCCGGCCAGTTAGGCGAAGAGATCACGAAATCGGCCAAAGGTGCGGCAGAGACGATCACGGAAAAGAGCCAAGCACTCGGTAAGACGGGTGCATTTCAAACGATATCGCACACCGCAGAGGCCGTAAGGAATGAACTTGACCAACATGGAATTCTAG GCAAAGTTTACGTTGCCCCTAAAAAGCTAAGAAAGAGGAACGAAGTGCCAATAGAGCCTAAAGAAATTATGCCTGATCAGAAAACGACAGGCGTGGAAGTGCACAGGGACTACATGTTTTCCAATGCTTGGCAAAATTTTAAG GACAATAATCCGTACGTGAATAAGGTAATGGACTGGAAGATGAAATACGACGAGTCAGATAATGCCGTACTACGCGCTTCCAGATTGCTTACGGATAAGGTTTCGGACATTATAGGCGGGTTGTTTCAAAAAACCGAGCTGTCGGAGACGCTTACAGAGATCTGTAACCTGGACCCCACTTTTAGTAAAATACAATTCTTGAAGGACTGCGAGACCGACTTTATCCCGAACATCCTTGAGGCGATGGTCAGAGGCGACCTCGAGATTCTGAAGGACTGGTGTCACGAGGGACCTTACAACATAATTGCGCAACCGCACAAGGAAGTGAAGAAGTTAGGCCATTATTCGGATAGTAAAATTCTag ATATCGACAATGTGGATCTGGTGATGGGTAAGGTGATGGAACAGGGAccagttttaataattagctTTCAATCTCAGCAAATCATGTGCGTGAGAAACTCGAAGCACGAGGTGATCGAGGGAGATCCCCAGAAAGTGATGCGGGTCAATTACGTCTGGGTACTGTGTCGCGATCGAACGGAACTCAATCCCAAGGCCGCGTGGCGTTTGCTCGATCTTAGTGCCACCAGTTCGGAGCAGCTGGTATAG
- the LOC139816338 gene encoding targeting protein for Xklp2 homolog has product MTDFCDLHAPQWVDFNETTSPARIHDFFDKKHMVHERMEDLCDSSDNTKNAQPMSQLDVTCASTKAQADLDIIKSTPIKVISPKNRNNKEVIGETTYDQVLSDAMRKLELCKKPPKIREALNKTTHESNTFKTPNKSKLVKSSRSVGCRSVTNKYVPSGQDSLRKSTKVNKSICTQINDTSASTKEMSVSHALLKQDENHTEDDASKRPNDLVDDTKLKKEKQNEEDDEECNEKNNEEHKEDNEKFNGTDDKECNENDEELQELRIKNESEELTDDNKEAKEEDSQDDVDAAIENGIRTPPLDSQMIIIWQHYRRSLKTKPKRCVPANRKYISLAEAVSRFQTETPERFRTRSSKPNVSMSVNMSKLTQNRLKTTIPISPALMSKTRTRPVTVLSREEREELEIEEMKKHQIKANPIPPSVLRKSRMVTKTVAKKSTAAVRNSTQSNEKACATNVHKPKSPQPHRDKVSFGPKNMVTKVVTDPSGITVEREEITFFGVPKDTGVVKNATRIMPFSFEARNKDLQMKKEQRLKSLQEANKTKTEFHARPVPNFSKPPTPVGKQQQPQNTKKSILPCPFSFDDRDRKVFERKEQLVKQMLEEDKRARVFRANPAPVFKPVMVRGRSKEHLLAREKSTVSEQAEDQENKEPNVESKVKKEHIPKSKNSVCTVDNAQKAPLKAYPPKLNTDKRARERSEFDEKMRRKEMEEEAKRQEAEKKRLESEKEMKAKLRKLTEVKARPMPAYKAPIIAKATKQLTDPQSPAFASKLRSKQT; this is encoded by the coding sequence ATGACAGATTTTTGTGACCTACACGCACCACAGTGGGTAGATTTTAACGAGACTACCAGTCCGGCACGAATTCATGATTTCTTCGATAAAAAGCATATGGTACACGAACGTATGGAGGATCTCTGCGATTCTTCCGACAATACAAAGAACGCTCAGCCCATGTCTCAGTTGGACGTTACGTGCGCTAGCACAAAGGCACAGGCAGACTTGGATATTATAAAGAGTACTCCTATCAAAGTGATCTCTCCGaaaaatcgtaataataaGGAGGTAATAGGAGAGACCACTTACGACCAAGTGCTGAGTGATGCGATGAGGAAATTGGAGCTCTGTAAGAAACCACCTAAAATTCGAGAAGCACTGAACAAAACCACCCACGAGTCGAATACTTTCAAAACGCCGAATAAGTCTAAACTCGTTAAATCGTCCAGATCGGTCGGCTGTCGCAGCGTAACGAATAAATACGTTCCATCTGGCCAAGATTCCCTGAGAAAATCCACGAAAGTTAACAAAAGTATCTGCACGCAAATCAACGACACATCTGCAAGTACGAAGGAAATGTCGGTTAGTCATGCCCTGTTGAAGCAAGATGAAAATCACACTGAGGACGATGCTTCCAAGAGACCAAACGATCTAGTAGATGACACCAAacttaagaaagaaaaacaaaacgaGGAAGACGATGAGGAatgtaatgagaaaaataacgaAGAGCACAAAGAAGATAATGAGAAATTTAACGGGACAGACGATAAGGAATGCAATGAAAATGACGAAGAGTTGCaagaattaagaattaagaatGAATCAGAAGAATTAACGGACGACAATAAGGAAGCCAAGGAAGAGGACAGTCAAGACGATGTGGACGCTGCGATCGAGAATGGTATTCGAACACCGCCTTTGGATAGCCAAATGATTATTATCTGGCAGCATTATAGACGAAGCTTGAAGACGAAGCCGAAACGCTGCGTGCCAGCTAACAGGAAATACATCAGTCTAGCGGAGGCGGTGTCGCGCTTCCAAACCGAGACTCCCGAACGTTTCCGCACCAGAAGCAGTAAGCCGAACGTGAGTATGTCGGTTAATATGTCAAAGCTGACGCAGAACCGTCTGAAAACGACGATACCGATTTCGCCGGCGCTCATGTCGAAAACCAGAACGCGTCCTGTTACCGTGCTGAGCCGAGAAGAGCGCGAGGAATTGGAAATTGAGGAGATGAAGAAACATCAAATAAAGGCTAATCCAATACCGCCTAGCGTATTGCGAAAATCACGAATGGTAACAAAAACCGTCGCAAAGAAGTCTACGGCAGCCGTGCGTAATTCTACACAATCCAATGAGAAAGCTTGTGCCACAAACGTGCATAAACCCAAAAGTCCGCAGCCACATCGCGATAAAGTTTCATTCGGTCCGAAGAACATGGTCACGAAGGTGGTAACTGATCCCTCGGGTATCACTGTGGAACGTGAGGAGATAACGTTCTTTGGTGTTCCAAAAGACACCGGTGTCGTGAAGAACGCGACGCGCATCATGCCGTTCAGCTTCGAGGCGCGCAACAAGGATCTGCAGATGAAGAAGGAACAACGGCTGAAAAGTTTGCAAGAGGCCAACAAGACGAAGACAGAATTCCATGCCAGACCAGTGCCAAATTTCTCAAAGCCACCGACGCCTGTGGGCAAACAGCAGCAGCCACAGAATACAAAAAAATCCATCTTACCGTGTCCATTCAGCTTTGATGATCGGGACAGGAAAGTATTTGAAAGAAAGGAGCAGTTGGTGAAACAGATGCTCGAAGAGGATAAGCGGGCACGTGTGTTCCGTGCGAATCCGGCACCGGTCTTCAAACCCGTAATGGTCCGCGGTAGATCGAAAGAGCATCTTTTAGCGAGGGAGAAGAGTACGGTAAGCGAACAGGCGGAAGATCAGGAAAACAAAGAGCCGAATGTTGAATCCAAGGTGAAGAAAGAGCATATTCCAAAGTCGAAGAACTCCGTTTGCACTGTTGATAACGCACAGAAAGCACCGTTAAAAGCTTATCCGCCGAAATTGAACACTGATAAGCGGGCGAGAGAACGATCCGAGTTTGACGAGAAGATGAGGCGCAAGGAAATGGAGGAGGAGGCAAAGCGTCAGGAAGCAGAAAAGAAGAGGCTCGAATCCGAGAAAGAGATGAAGGCAAAGCTGCGCAAGCTAACGGAAGTAAAAGCCAGACCGATGCCGGCGTACAAAGCGCCGATAATTGCTAAAGCGACGAAACAGCTGACCGATCCGCAGAGTCCTGCGTTTGCGAGTAAACTCAGGTCGAAGCAAACATGA
- the LOC139816365 gene encoding putative glutathione-specific gamma-glutamylcyclotransferase 2: MWVFGYGSLIWKADFPYEKKIVGHIKGYIRRFYQKSTDHRGVPNRPGRVVTLLASTNPDDEVWGLAYKISSENIENVVNHLDFREKGGYIKKTVLFYPCDFSKSGSNANVVLNNLSRTSFSTASLSTASDEAPFYLTIYIGEEDNPNFAGMESIDTIARNIIVSRGVSGSNVEYLYKLASAMRTIAPGVQDEHLFALESAVKELEQEKEEFLE; the protein is encoded by the exons ATGTGGGTGTTTGGTTATGGTTCCTTGATATGGAAAGCGGATTTTCCATACGAGAAGAAGATCGTCGGTCACATCAAGGGATATATCAGGCGGTTCTATCAAAAGAGTACCGACCACAGAGGCGTGCCCAACAGG CCTGGACGCGTGGTTACGTTGCTCGCCTCTACCAATCCCGACGACGAGGTATGGGGGCTTGCTTACAAGATATCCTCCGAGAACATAGAGAACGTGGTGAACCATTTGGATTTCCGAGAGAAGGGTGGCTACATAAAGAAAACCGTCCTCTTCTATCCCTGCGACTTCTCAAAATCCGGCTCGAATGCCAATGTGGTTTTGAACAATCTTTCGAGAACGAGCTTCTCGACGGCCTCGCTGTCGACCGCTTCGGACGAAGCTCCGTTCTACCTCACTATCTACATAGGTGAAGAAGATAATCCAAATTTCGCCGGTATGGAGAGCATAGATACCATCGCGAGGAACATAATTGTCTCGCGCGGCGTCAGCGGCTCCAATGTAGAATATCTCTATAAACTGGCGTCCGCGATGCGCACGATAGCTCCTGGCGTGCAAGACGAGCATCTGTTCGCCTTGGAGAGTGCCGTGAAGGAATTGGAGCAGGAGAAAGAGGAGTTCCTGGAGTAA